A window from Bombus fervidus isolate BK054 chromosome 12, iyBomFerv1, whole genome shotgun sequence encodes these proteins:
- the LOC139993095 gene encoding sodium-independent sulfate anion transporter — protein sequence MALDAIDKKQWHSKGGQLNKFVKKRIPITVWLPNYNSEKFLNDAIAGITVGLTVMPQGLAYATLAGLEPQYGLYSAFMGAMVYIVFGSCKDITIGPTALMALMTHEYVQGRNADFAILLAFLCGCLQILMAFLRLGVLIDFISIPVTVGFTSATSVIIVVSQLKGLLGLKISSQGFLDTLAKVLQNIHQISWWDTGMSFSCITILLLFRKMKDIKLCSNNEKPTKYQRILIKMIWLLSTARNAVIVIICSTIAYKLNSTEYGSPFILTGPVRSGLPSFGLPPFSTQVKNETLSFTEMCSELGASIALVPIIGVLGNVAIAKAFANGGKVDATQELITLGICNVLGSCASAMPVTGSFSRSAVNHASGVKTPMGGLYTGILILLALSLLTPYFYFIPKASLSAVIICAVIYMIEYQVVKLIWRSSKKDLIPMFVTFLFCLIIGVEYGILLGVGTNLIFLLYPSARPTIHVDKCKTNSGADYLLVTPGNSLYFPAVDFIKKSVGNAGIKQGSCQVPVVVDCRYILGADFTAAKGIATLINEFNNRKQGLYFYNPRSDVIAVLKGACGEDFQYISTQDELSYLLSTHQEKSSQQLLEITRDKSHEPLILSSPEIIHRSSRSCHELNEVTTTLLHATAS from the exons ATGGCTCTCGATGCAATAGACAAAAAACAATGGCATTCAAAAGGCggacaattaaataaatttgttaaaaaacgTATACCTATTACGGTATGGTTACCAAATTATAATTCCGAAAAATTTTTGAACGATGCTATCGCTGGCATTACCGTCGGGCTCACTGTTATGCCACAAGGTCTTGCTTATGCTACTTTAGCCGGCCTAGAACCTCag TATGGTCTTTATTCTGCATTTATGGGAGCTATGGTATATATAGTATTTGGTTCATGCAAGGATATCACAATTGGACCCACTGCTCTTATGGCATTGATGACTCATGAATATGTCCAAGGTAGAAATGCGGATTTTGCAATATTATTAGCCTTTTTGTGTGGTTGTTTACAAATACTGATGGCTTTCTTACGGCTAG GAGTACTTATAGATTTTATATCAATACCAGTCACAGTTGGTTTTACTTCTGCAACATCTGTTATAATTGTTGTTTCTCAGCTAAAGGGACTTTTGGGATTAAAAATCTCCTCCCAAGGGTTTTTAGATACTTTAGCAAAAgtgttacaaaatattcatcagATTAGTTGGTGGGATACTGGGATGAGTTTCTCTTGTATTACTATTCTGTTATTATTTAGG AAAATGAAGGACATCAAGTTATGTTCAAATAACGAGAAACCAACTAAATATCAAAGGATACTGATAAAAATGATATGGTTATTATCAACAGCTAGAAATGCTGTCATTGTTATAATCTGTTCTACTATTGCttacaaattaaattctacTGAATATGGTTCTCCATTCATCCTTACTGGCCCTGTAAGATCTGGTCTTCCATCTTTTGGATTGCCTCCTTTTTCTACACAAGTAAAAAATGAGACTTTAAGTTTCACTGAAATGTGTTCAGAACTGGGTGCATCTATAGCATTAGTACCTATAATTGGTGTCCTTGGGAATGTAGCAATAGCAAAGGCTTTTGCAAATGGTGGTAAAGTAGATGCCACTCAAGAGCTAATTACTTTAGGAATTTGTAATGTTCTTGGATCTTGCGCAAGTGCAATGCCGGTTACTGGGTCCTTCAGTAGATCTGCAGTGAATCATGCTAGTGGTGTAAAAACACCAATGGGTGGTTTATACActggaatattaatattgctAGCTCTCAGCCTACTTACTCCTTACTTCTACTTTATTCCGAAGG CTTCCTTATCTGCAGTTATTATATGTGCAGTAATATACATGATTGAATATCAAGTTGTAAAGCTCATATGGAGAAGTAGCAAAAAAGATCTGATTCCAATGTTTGTTACCTTTTTGTTCTGCTTAATTATTGGTGTCGAGTATGGAATCTTATTAGGTGTGGGGACAAATCTTATATTCTTATTGTATCCTTCTGCACGTCCTACAATACATGTTGATAAGTGTAAA ACTAACTCTGGGGCCGACTATCTCTTAGTAACACCAGGAAATAGTCTTTATTTCCCAGCTGTAGACTTCATTAAAAAGTCAGTCGGCAATGCCGGTATAAAGCAAGGTTCTTGTCAAGTTCCAGTTGTAGTTGATTGCAGATATATCTTAGGAGCTGATTTTACTGCTGCGAAA GGAATAGCAACATtgataaatgaatttaacaaTCGAAAACaaggtttatatttttacaatccACGATCGGATGTTATTGCTGTACTTAAAGGAGCCTGTGGAGAAGATTTCCAATATATTTCTACCCAGGATGAATTATCGTACTTATTATCGACGCACCAAG aaaaatcatCGCAACAACTGTTGGAAATAACACGAGATAAGTCGCACGAACCATTAATATTAAGTAGTCCTGAAATCATTCACCGAAGTAGTCGTTCATGCCATGAGCTTAATGAAGTTACAACTACATTGTTACACGCTACAGCTAGTTAA